A part of Desulfomicrobium baculatum DSM 4028 genomic DNA contains:
- a CDS encoding DNA topoisomerase 3 — MPRTLIIAEKPSVARELAGVLGVKGRGDGFLQGPGHIVTWAVGHLVNIAEPAEQNPAWSGRWSMRQLPMLPSRFTLGILPSTAKQYEIIRNFLLDDDIDSVVNATDAGREGELIFRRIYLLAGSTKPIKRLWANDMTEKGLQKAFAGMVSGEEKRNLGHAAFARAEADWLVGMNFSRLFTLRAGSLITVGRVQTPVLKLLVERRREIENFLPRDYWTVEGEFAHEGETFKATWFAAPDFKDSKIWQVEEGQTVVQACAGKDGAVLEMEKKKGRQKPPLLFDLTNLQKEANSRLGFSAQQTLSIAQDLYEKRKLITYPRTDSRYLTKELFAECLENMRAVYAHFPEISQSAAANIKDAKKKFECVNDKKVSDHHAIIPTTLRANPATLGKEEWAIYEMICRRFAAAFMDDATFASSTLWIGVEGHRYRATGKIFQDKGWLEAEPWRASEDNPLPNLRKGAAVTAQSLDLVAHKTKPPAHFTDATLLAAMETAGKLIDDEELRDAMKERGLGTPATRAQIIETLLARKYIGKDGKRLVATDLGCWAVDVVCSMIPQVASPELTGEWEKRLKEMEQGGYAYGVFMHQVREMVSSGVSRVKGSNARPPACPVVSDRKPSKEVNS; from the coding sequence GTGCCCAGAACGCTGATCATAGCCGAAAAGCCCTCCGTGGCCCGCGAGCTGGCAGGTGTCCTTGGCGTCAAGGGACGCGGGGACGGCTTTCTGCAAGGTCCGGGACACATAGTCACCTGGGCCGTTGGGCATCTGGTCAACATCGCCGAACCGGCCGAACAGAACCCGGCATGGTCCGGCCGCTGGTCCATGCGCCAATTGCCCATGCTGCCTTCGCGTTTCACCCTGGGAATTCTTCCGTCCACGGCCAAGCAGTACGAAATTATCCGCAATTTCCTGCTCGACGACGATATCGATTCCGTCGTTAACGCCACGGACGCGGGCCGGGAGGGGGAACTCATCTTTCGCCGTATCTACCTGCTGGCCGGAAGCACCAAGCCGATAAAACGCCTCTGGGCCAACGACATGACCGAAAAAGGTCTGCAAAAGGCTTTCGCCGGCATGGTCAGCGGAGAGGAAAAAAGAAATCTGGGGCACGCCGCCTTTGCCCGAGCCGAGGCCGACTGGCTGGTGGGCATGAATTTCTCCCGTCTCTTCACCTTGCGCGCGGGCAGCCTGATCACTGTCGGGCGGGTGCAGACGCCGGTTCTCAAACTACTGGTTGAACGCAGGCGCGAGATTGAAAACTTCCTGCCTCGGGATTACTGGACCGTGGAAGGCGAGTTCGCGCACGAGGGTGAGACGTTCAAGGCGACCTGGTTCGCGGCTCCGGATTTCAAGGACTCCAAGATCTGGCAGGTGGAGGAAGGGCAGACCGTGGTCCAGGCCTGCGCCGGAAAGGATGGGGCGGTTCTTGAAATGGAAAAGAAGAAGGGCAGACAAAAACCGCCCCTGCTCTTCGACCTGACCAATCTGCAGAAAGAAGCCAACTCGCGGCTTGGTTTTTCGGCCCAGCAGACGCTCTCCATCGCCCAGGACCTCTACGAAAAAAGAAAGCTCATCACCTATCCGCGAACGGATTCCAGGTATCTGACCAAAGAGCTTTTCGCCGAATGCCTGGAGAACATGCGCGCGGTCTACGCCCATTTTCCCGAAATTTCGCAGTCGGCCGCAGCCAACATCAAGGACGCAAAGAAGAAATTCGAATGCGTCAACGACAAGAAGGTCTCGGATCACCACGCCATCATCCCCACAACCCTGCGCGCCAATCCGGCGACGCTGGGCAAAGAGGAGTGGGCCATCTATGAAATGATCTGCAGGCGTTTCGCGGCGGCCTTCATGGATGACGCCACCTTTGCCAGCTCAACGCTGTGGATCGGGGTGGAAGGGCATCGCTACCGGGCCACGGGCAAGATATTCCAGGACAAGGGCTGGCTTGAGGCCGAGCCCTGGCGCGCGTCCGAGGACAACCCCCTGCCGAACCTGCGCAAGGGCGCGGCCGTCACGGCGCAGAGCCTTGATCTGGTCGCGCACAAGACCAAGCCCCCGGCGCATTTCACCGATGCCACGCTGCTGGCGGCCATGGAGACGGCGGGCAAGCTGATCGATGACGAAGAGCTCCGGGACGCCATGAAAGAGCGCGGCCTCGGCACCCCGGCCACCCGCGCCCAGATCATTGAAACCCTGCTCGCCAGGAAGTATATCGGCAAGGACGGCAAGCGTCTCGTGGCCACGGATCTCGGCTGCTGGGCGGTGGACGTGGTCTGCTCCATGATTCCACAGGTGGCGTCTCCCGAACTGACCGGCGAGTGGGAAAAACGGCTCAAAGAAATGGAGCAGGGCGGCTATGCCTACGGCGTCTTCATGCATCAGGTCCGGGAAATGGTCAGTTCCGGAGTGAGCCGGGTCAAGGGCAGCAACGCACGGCCCCCGGCCTGCCCGGTGGTTTCGGACAGAAAGCCCAGCAAAGAGGTGAACTCATGA
- a CDS encoding HD domain-containing phosphohydrolase, whose product MSSILIVDSDGKSLTAMQRKLRKSFETHIALGPRLGLQRIREEGPYALVLAEFSMPEMDGIDFLAEVRTLCPETTRVLVSRSPMDVASLMRAINSGKIHHVLPASCEEATLGAAVQEGVDHYKRISTSAGNMHEVHAIFAKAVHELVCWLRGDVRGVISPLLPLLRSLGQKAQNPMPTITETAILLSIIGLIVLPPTVLEKIVRGQTLTDDELLIFARHPEHAVEWVRHLPQLQEVANVLREYANALHLCLLPESAEPAERPAISMEATLLAMVLEYRLAGYAQLENAEILARMRRNSLYSQTLVKAFEAVLLDLDQDEVELSLDGLQPGMVLARAVIGIRDGVEVVMVPEGYELSRTTIVFLRQSARNGQVREPFFVRKMSVIPQEDNDIA is encoded by the coding sequence ATGAGTTCCATTTTAATCGTGGATTCAGACGGCAAGTCCCTGACGGCCATGCAGCGCAAGCTGCGCAAGAGTTTCGAGACCCACATCGCCCTGGGACCCCGCCTCGGCTTGCAGCGAATCAGGGAAGAGGGGCCGTATGCGCTGGTCCTGGCCGAATTTTCCATGCCGGAGATGGACGGTATCGATTTTCTGGCCGAGGTCCGCACGCTTTGCCCGGAGACGACCCGCGTGCTCGTGAGCCGTTCGCCCATGGACGTTGCGAGCCTGATGAGAGCGATCAATTCGGGCAAGATCCATCACGTGCTGCCCGCATCCTGCGAGGAAGCCACGCTCGGCGCGGCCGTGCAGGAAGGCGTCGATCACTACAAGCGCATCTCGACTTCGGCCGGCAACATGCACGAGGTTCACGCCATCTTCGCCAAGGCCGTGCATGAGCTTGTGTGCTGGCTGCGCGGCGACGTTCGCGGAGTGATCAGTCCGCTGCTGCCTTTGCTGCGCAGCCTTGGGCAAAAAGCTCAAAATCCGATGCCGACAATCACCGAGACCGCGATCCTGCTTTCCATCATAGGGCTTATCGTCCTGCCGCCGACTGTACTGGAAAAAATCGTCCGTGGGCAAACGCTCACGGACGATGAACTCCTGATTTTCGCAAGACACCCGGAACACGCGGTGGAATGGGTTCGGCACCTGCCGCAATTGCAAGAGGTTGCGAATGTTCTGCGTGAATATGCCAACGCCCTGCATCTGTGTTTGCTGCCCGAATCCGCGGAACCTGCGGAGCGGCCGGCCATCTCCATGGAAGCGACCCTTCTGGCCATGGTCCTGGAATATCGCCTGGCCGGCTACGCGCAGCTCGAAAATGCCGAAATCCTGGCCAGGATGCGACGCAACAGCCTGTATTCACAAACTTTGGTCAAGGCCTTTGAAGCGGTGCTGCTCGATCTCGATCAAGACGAAGTCGAACTCAGCCTGGACGGCCTGCAGCCGGGCATGGTTCTGGCCAGGGCTGTGATCGGTATTCGTGACGGCGTAGAAGTCGTCATGGTGCCGGAAGGATACGAGTTGTCCCGGACGACCATTGTCTTTCTGCGGCAGTCGGCACGAAACGGCCAAGTCCGGGAACCTTTTTTCGTTCGGAAGATGAGCGTCATTCCTCAAGAAGATAATGATATCGCTTGA
- the fsa gene encoding fructose-6-phosphate aldolase — MQFFIDTANLTEIKAAMEMGLVDGVTTNPSLMSKEADDWRDIAGTICKLVPGPVSLEVIALDTEGMVREAKDLVQFGPNVVVKVPMTAEGLKAVRILKSMDIETNVTLIFSAAQALLAAKAGAAYVSPFLGRLDDVGQDGMELVHQIMGIFGNYGFTTQIIAASIRSPLHVLDAAMAGAHIATVPYKILTQLIDHPLTDKGIAAFLKDWEKKGK; from the coding sequence ATGCAATTCTTCATCGATACGGCGAACTTGACCGAGATCAAGGCCGCCATGGAAATGGGACTCGTGGACGGGGTGACCACCAACCCTTCGCTCATGAGCAAGGAAGCGGATGACTGGCGCGACATCGCCGGCACAATCTGCAAGCTGGTCCCGGGGCCGGTCAGTCTTGAGGTTATCGCGCTCGATACCGAAGGCATGGTGCGTGAAGCCAAGGATCTGGTGCAGTTCGGGCCCAATGTCGTGGTCAAGGTGCCCATGACGGCAGAAGGGCTCAAAGCCGTGCGCATCTTGAAATCCATGGACATCGAGACCAACGTGACCCTGATTTTCTCCGCCGCCCAGGCCTTGCTTGCGGCCAAGGCGGGGGCGGCCTACGTCAGCCCGTTCTTGGGTCGGCTCGACGATGTCGGTCAGGACGGCATGGAGTTGGTGCACCAGATTATGGGCATCTTCGGCAATTACGGATTCACCACGCAGATCATCGCGGCCAGCATACGCAGCCCTTTGCACGTGCTCGACGCAGCCATGGCCGGAGCCCACATCGCCACGGTCCCGTACAAGATCCTGACCCAGCTTATCGACCATCCCTTGACCGACAAGGGCATTGCCGCGTTTCTCAAGGATTGGGAGAAGAAAGGCAAATAA
- a CDS encoding TRASH domain-containing protein, giving the protein MLKFVILAAVCFILYKLVTNDKKKKVEVKHKQEEKLAKEGVLVKDPVCGTYVSKDSDIRIKEGEEVRCFCSYECRDKYLKMID; this is encoded by the coding sequence ATGCTTAAATTTGTCATTCTGGCTGCAGTCTGCTTCATCCTTTACAAACTGGTGACCAATGACAAGAAAAAGAAGGTCGAGGTCAAACACAAGCAGGAAGAGAAACTGGCCAAGGAAGGAGTGCTGGTAAAGGACCCTGTCTGCGGGACCTACGTTTCCAAGGATTCGGACATCAGAATCAAGGAAGGGGAAGAGGTGCGCTGTTTCTGCAGTTACGAATGCCGGGACAAATATCTGAAAATGATCGATTAG
- the folK gene encoding 2-amino-4-hydroxy-6-hydroxymethyldihydropteridine diphosphokinase, which yields MPKPSASQAYLSLGSNIGDPVANVKQAIKALDSAPGLEVDAVSPIFRTEPQGVRDQDWFANCVVRLNVRASYSPEELLGVLAGIETQMGRVRAKRWGPRVIDIDILLYGDMQWNSPTLQIPHPRMTERAFVLVPLMHLAPDIRIRDFYPSQWLSRLPYRLEGDRILQATNVISEVNNA from the coding sequence ATGCCCAAACCAAGCGCCTCTCAGGCATATCTCAGTCTGGGGTCCAATATCGGAGACCCCGTGGCCAATGTGAAGCAGGCCATCAAAGCCCTGGACAGCGCCCCCGGCCTTGAGGTGGACGCCGTGTCCCCGATTTTCCGGACGGAGCCGCAGGGGGTGCGTGACCAGGACTGGTTCGCCAACTGCGTGGTACGTCTGAATGTTCGTGCTTCGTATTCCCCCGAAGAGCTGCTTGGCGTCCTGGCAGGAATTGAGACACAGATGGGCCGGGTCCGCGCGAAGCGTTGGGGACCACGGGTCATAGATATCGACATCCTCCTTTACGGAGACATGCAGTGGAATTCGCCCACGCTTCAAATCCCTCATCCACGCATGACCGAGAGGGCTTTTGTGCTCGTCCCGCTCATGCATCTGGCTCCGGATATCCGCATCCGGGACTTTTATCCATCACAGTGGCTGTCCCGGCTTCCGTATCGCCTTGAAGGAGATCGGATCTTGCAGGCCACCAACGTTATTTCCGAGGTGAACAATGCTTAA
- the xerD gene encoding site-specific tyrosine recombinase XerD encodes MHEEIDAYLQHLTVIRGLAEKTVEAYGSDLLFFRDFLSELGGSLHQIDEHTLFLYMVHLRRKGLKNTSMARNISSLRGFFEFLVQERHLASSPAALLDSPKLVRKLPEVLSRDEVTALLDRPALNTPLGFRDRTMLELLYACGLRVSELVSLTAPDFDPQAGLLRVLGKGSKERYVPLHDSAVSFMLSFLRQWRPLFGPKTDTVFLNRSGLGLSRQGVWKLLRRYALEAGITRPVSPHTLRHSFATHLLEGGADLRTVQILLGHSDIMATEIYTHVQSARMVALHRKFHPRS; translated from the coding sequence ATGCACGAAGAAATCGACGCCTATCTCCAGCATCTGACCGTCATTCGCGGATTGGCCGAAAAAACCGTCGAGGCCTATGGTTCGGATCTGCTTTTTTTCCGGGATTTTTTGTCGGAACTTGGCGGCAGCCTGCATCAGATCGATGAACACACCCTCTTCCTTTATATGGTGCATCTGCGGCGCAAGGGTCTGAAAAACACGTCCATGGCCCGCAACATCTCAAGTTTACGCGGTTTTTTCGAATTTCTGGTGCAGGAACGCCACCTCGCCTCCAGCCCCGCCGCTCTGCTGGACAGCCCCAAACTGGTCCGCAAACTGCCGGAAGTCCTGTCCCGGGATGAGGTCACCGCCCTCTTGGACCGCCCCGCCTTGAACACCCCGCTGGGTTTTCGCGACCGGACCATGCTCGAACTCCTCTACGCCTGCGGACTGCGCGTGTCCGAACTGGTCTCCCTGACCGCACCCGACTTTGATCCCCAGGCCGGGCTTTTGCGCGTGCTGGGCAAGGGCAGCAAGGAGCGATACGTGCCTCTGCACGACTCCGCGGTCAGCTTCATGCTCTCGTTCCTGCGCCAGTGGCGCCCCCTGTTCGGCCCCAAGACCGACACCGTATTTCTCAATCGCTCCGGCCTTGGCCTGTCCCGACAGGGCGTCTGGAAGCTGCTGCGCCGCTACGCGCTGGAGGCCGGCATCACGCGTCCGGTCTCGCCGCACACTCTGCGCCACTCGTTCGCCACGCACCTGCTGGAAGGCGGGGCCGATCTGCGCACCGTGCAGATCCTGCTCGGTCACAGCGACATCATGGCCACGGAAATCTACACCCATGTGCAATCGGCCCGCATGGTCGCCCTGCACCGCAAATTTCACCCCCGGTCCTAA
- a CDS encoding CBS domain-containing protein encodes MTQPTSFKTVITCHANADFDALAAMIAVSKLYPDAALVFPGTQESSLKDYFIQSAMYLFNFKSLKDIDLQAVRLLVVVDTRQRSRLTHVEPLLALPDLSIHLYDHHPATDDALEASLDIYQPWGATTSIIVEKLREKSLTVSPDEATIMGLGIFEDTGGFTFKSTTEHDFKAAAWLRTMGMDLDVIRDIMSRELSTEQVAILSELIDSATTHTINGVDIVIAEVVLDAYVGDFALLTHKLMDMENIRVLFAVGHMGDRIQLVARSKVQEVDVGVVCSSFGGGGHAYAASASIKDRTISQVKDELFALLYSLINPQMVVKDFMSSPVVRIKATQSVAQAAEVMVRYGLKALPVVEYADQVCGIIENSVAEKAVGHGLGEERVTEYMLEDFLFVTEAQDLYQVMEIILGHRQRLVPVLREQELVGVITRTDLINLMIQEPARIPESLLSDKRQEKNIRQILLERLPKDIVSLLQLAGQTGQELGVEVYAVGGFVRDMLLGIPNDDIDLVVEGDGIVFAQNLGHKLAARVRSHLKFRTAVLILPSGQKIDVATARLEYYEYPAALPIVELSSLKMDLYRRDFSINTLAIHLCPPHFGRLVDFFGGQQDLKDGVIRVLHSLSFVEDPTRIIRAIRFEQRFQFKIGSQTERLIKNAVRLNIFQKLSGARIRHELRLLAEDSAPLDALIRMRDLGLLQEIHPLLHFPQTKEALLEEIEKIITWYKLLFREESPDIWIVYFLGLVSGFDTHQVQALTSRLKFPPKRTDLVESTRRQLRYVAMQLAQWGKNEGSLADLYEILSPLSLEGLLYTMAKQRKLELKKAISHYLTHLQDVGILVTGSDIKEMGLEPGPQFANILRAVKRAVLNAEVRTREEQLKYAKRMAGSLQGQRRAPKAVS; translated from the coding sequence ATGACCCAGCCCACTTCTTTTAAAACGGTCATCACCTGCCACGCCAATGCGGATTTCGACGCCCTGGCCGCCATGATCGCGGTCAGCAAGCTCTATCCGGACGCCGCCCTGGTCTTCCCCGGCACCCAGGAAAGCTCGCTCAAGGATTATTTCATCCAGAGCGCCATGTATCTCTTCAATTTCAAAAGCTTGAAAGACATTGACCTGCAGGCGGTGCGGCTTTTGGTGGTCGTGGATACACGGCAACGCTCCAGGCTCACCCACGTCGAGCCCCTGCTGGCTTTGCCGGATCTGTCCATTCATCTCTATGATCACCACCCGGCCACCGATGACGCTCTTGAAGCGAGTCTCGACATCTATCAGCCATGGGGCGCGACCACGTCCATCATCGTTGAAAAGCTCCGCGAAAAATCCCTGACCGTCAGCCCCGACGAAGCGACCATCATGGGTCTTGGCATCTTCGAGGACACGGGCGGATTCACCTTCAAATCCACCACCGAACACGATTTCAAGGCCGCGGCCTGGCTGCGGACCATGGGCATGGATCTCGACGTCATCCGCGACATCATGAGCCGCGAACTGTCCACGGAGCAGGTCGCCATCCTGTCGGAACTCATCGATTCCGCCACCACCCACACCATAAACGGCGTCGACATCGTCATCGCCGAGGTCGTGCTTGATGCCTATGTCGGCGATTTCGCCTTGCTGACGCACAAACTCATGGACATGGAAAACATCCGCGTGCTTTTTGCCGTCGGCCACATGGGCGACCGCATCCAGCTCGTGGCCCGCAGCAAGGTTCAGGAAGTGGATGTGGGCGTGGTCTGTTCGTCTTTCGGCGGCGGAGGCCATGCCTATGCCGCGTCGGCGTCCATCAAGGACCGCACTATTTCTCAGGTAAAGGATGAGCTTTTTGCTCTGCTCTACTCGCTCATCAACCCCCAGATGGTGGTCAAGGATTTCATGTCCTCGCCCGTGGTGCGCATCAAGGCAACGCAGAGCGTGGCCCAGGCGGCGGAAGTGATGGTCCGCTATGGGCTCAAAGCCCTGCCCGTGGTCGAATACGCAGACCAGGTCTGCGGCATCATCGAGAACAGCGTGGCCGAAAAAGCCGTCGGACATGGTCTGGGAGAGGAACGGGTCACGGAGTACATGCTGGAGGATTTTCTTTTCGTGACCGAGGCCCAGGACCTCTATCAGGTCATGGAGATCATTCTGGGGCATCGCCAGCGTCTGGTCCCGGTGCTGCGCGAACAGGAATTGGTCGGGGTCATCACGCGCACGGACCTCATCAATCTCATGATTCAGGAACCGGCCCGCATCCCCGAGTCCCTGCTTTCGGACAAGCGCCAGGAAAAGAACATCCGCCAGATACTCCTTGAGCGGCTACCTAAAGACATTGTTTCCCTGCTTCAGCTGGCAGGGCAGACCGGGCAGGAGCTTGGCGTGGAGGTCTATGCCGTGGGCGGGTTCGTGCGCGATATGCTGCTGGGCATCCCCAACGACGACATCGACCTGGTGGTCGAAGGCGACGGGATCGTGTTCGCCCAGAATCTTGGCCACAAGCTCGCGGCGCGGGTGCGCTCGCACCTCAAATTCCGCACCGCGGTGCTCATCCTGCCCAGCGGCCAGAAGATCGACGTGGCCACCGCCCGACTGGAGTACTACGAGTACCCGGCCGCCCTGCCCATCGTCGAACTCTCGTCGCTGAAGATGGACCTGTACCGCCGCGATTTTTCCATCAACACCCTGGCCATCCACCTCTGCCCGCCCCACTTCGGGCGGCTGGTGGATTTTTTCGGCGGGCAGCAGGATTTGAAAGACGGCGTCATCCGCGTCCTGCATTCCCTGTCTTTCGTGGAAGACCCGACGCGCATCATCCGCGCCATCCGTTTCGAGCAGCGTTTCCAGTTCAAGATCGGCTCGCAGACCGAGCGGCTCATCAAAAACGCGGTGCGCCTGAACATCTTTCAGAAGCTCTCCGGGGCGCGCATCCGGCACGAGCTGCGCCTTTTGGCCGAAGACAGCGCGCCCCTTGACGCGCTGATCCGCATGCGCGACCTGGGACTTTTGCAGGAGATCCATCCCCTGCTCCATTTCCCGCAGACAAAAGAAGCCCTGCTGGAGGAGATCGAGAAGATCATCACCTGGTACAAGCTGCTGTTCCGCGAGGAATCCCCGGACATCTGGATCGTCTATTTTCTCGGGCTGGTCTCGGGCTTCGACACGCATCAGGTCCAGGCCCTGACCTCGCGCCTGAAGTTCCCGCCCAAGAGGACGGACCTGGTGGAATCCACCCGCCGCCAGTTGCGCTATGTAGCCATGCAGCTGGCGCAATGGGGGAAGAACGAGGGGTCGTTGGCCGATCTGTACGAGATCCTCTCCCCCTTGTCTCTGGAAGGACTGCTCTATACCATGGCCAAGCAGCGCAAGCTGGAACTAAAGAAAGCCATCTCCCACTACCTGACGCATTTGCAGGATGTGGGCATCCTCGTTACAGGCTCTGATATCAAGGAAATGGGCCTGGAACCGGGGCCGCAGTTTGCGAATATCCTGCGGGCGGTGAAACGGGCCGTTCTGAACGCGGAAGTGCGGACCAGGGAAGAACAGCTCAAATACGCCAAGCGCATGGCGGGATCGCTGCAAGGCCAAAGACGCGCACCCAAAGCCGTTTCTTGA
- a CDS encoding basic amino acid ABC transporter substrate-binding protein, with protein sequence MRTRIALVLLALFLMASNALAKDVVFAVDATYPPMEMIDADKNIVGFGPEVVMAMGKAGGFNPILKNTAWDGIFAGLASGKYDAIASSVSITEERKQSMDFSDPYFEVKQGVIVPKGAAISSVADLAGKTVASQMGTTGYFVCKKIEGATAKSYDEIGLAVEDLYNGRIDAVIADDAVASNYALQHEQYSQKLTLAFLIAPEAPEYLGFAVNKGNKETVELINSALAAIKANGEYDKIYAKWFGPK encoded by the coding sequence ATGCGTACACGGATTGCACTAGTTTTGCTGGCTCTTTTTCTCATGGCCTCAAATGCCCTGGCCAAGGATGTCGTCTTTGCGGTGGATGCCACCTATCCGCCAATGGAAATGATTGACGCCGACAAGAACATCGTGGGCTTTGGTCCCGAGGTCGTCATGGCCATGGGCAAGGCCGGCGGATTCAACCCCATCCTCAAGAACACCGCCTGGGACGGCATCTTCGCAGGTCTTGCCTCCGGCAAGTACGACGCCATCGCCTCTTCGGTCTCCATCACCGAAGAACGCAAACAGAGCATGGATTTTTCCGACCCCTATTTTGAAGTGAAGCAGGGCGTCATCGTGCCCAAGGGCGCGGCCATCAGTTCCGTGGCCGACCTGGCCGGCAAGACCGTGGCCTCCCAGATGGGCACCACCGGCTATTTCGTCTGCAAGAAGATCGAAGGCGCCACCGCCAAATCCTACGACGAGATCGGCCTGGCCGTGGAAGACCTTTATAATGGTCGCATCGACGCCGTCATCGCCGACGACGCCGTCGCCTCCAACTACGCCCTGCAGCACGAGCAGTATTCCCAGAAGCTGACCCTGGCCTTCCTCATCGCCCCCGAAGCCCCCGAGTACCTGGGCTTTGCCGTGAACAAGGGCAACAAGGAGACCGTGGAACTGATCAACTCCGCCCTGGCCGCCATCAAGGCCAACGGCGAGTACGACAAGATCTACGCCAAATGGTTCGGACCCAAATAA
- a CDS encoding amino acid ABC transporter permease: MNPKFSKKAVKIDIGDGAAIPLKKDSGLFNAWWLTFFGAIGIITYLCVTRPEPYWRILQFLPDGVVVTFQVTILSIMLSLVLGLITGLGRLSRNKVLNLIASTYVEVIRGIPLLVQLFYIYYALGRLEFFKDLPPMAAAVTAMGICYGAYMGEVFRAGIDSIDKGQAEAARSLGFSRAQTMMYVILPQAWRTILPPVGNEFIALLKDSSLVSILAVSDLLRRGREFASESFMYFEAYTMVALVYLVITLFLSKAVSKMEQRLNYYERD; the protein is encoded by the coding sequence ATGAACCCAAAATTTTCCAAAAAAGCTGTCAAGATCGACATCGGCGACGGCGCGGCCATCCCGCTCAAAAAGGATTCCGGCCTCTTCAACGCCTGGTGGCTCACTTTTTTCGGCGCCATCGGCATCATTACCTATCTGTGCGTGACCAGGCCCGAACCATACTGGCGGATTCTGCAATTTCTTCCCGACGGCGTCGTGGTCACCTTCCAGGTCACGATCCTGTCCATCATGCTCTCCCTGGTGCTCGGACTCATAACAGGCCTTGGCCGCCTGTCCCGCAACAAAGTCCTGAATCTGATCGCTTCGACCTATGTCGAAGTCATTCGCGGCATCCCGCTTCTGGTGCAGCTTTTTTACATCTACTACGCTCTCGGACGCCTCGAATTTTTCAAGGATCTGCCTCCCATGGCCGCGGCAGTGACCGCCATGGGCATCTGTTATGGCGCCTACATGGGCGAAGTATTCAGGGCCGGCATCGATTCCATCGACAAAGGCCAGGCCGAGGCGGCCAGATCCCTTGGGTTCAGCCGCGCCCAGACCATGATGTACGTGATCCTGCCCCAGGCCTGGCGGACCATCCTGCCACCGGTGGGCAACGAATTCATCGCCCTCCTGAAAGACAGTTCCCTGGTCTCCATCCTGGCCGTGTCGGACCTCTTGCGCCGAGGCCGGGAATTCGCCAGCGAATCCTTCATGTATTTCGAGGCATACACCATGGTGGCCCTGGTTTATCTGGTCATCACGCTCTTCTTGTCCAAGGCCGTCAGTAAAATGGAGCAGAGGTTGAATTATTATGAACGGGACTAG
- a CDS encoding amino acid ABC transporter ATP-binding protein: MNGTRPIIEIKNVYKFFGQLQALNDVSLSINSGEKVVIIGPSGSGKSTLLRSINRLETIDSGSIVVDGQDINAKDNNINLIRQELGMVFQSFNLFPHKTVLGNLTMAPMKLKNVPELEAKKRALSLLDKVGIREKAEVFPAMLSGGQQQRVAIARALAMNPKIMLFDEPTSALDPEMIGEVLDVMVTLAKEGMTMVVVTHEMGFAREVADRVIFMDHGQIVETGTPEHFFTSPEHPRTQKFLSQIL; encoded by the coding sequence ATGAACGGGACTAGGCCCATCATCGAAATCAAGAACGTCTACAAGTTCTTTGGACAGTTGCAGGCATTAAACGACGTCAGCCTGTCCATCAATTCCGGCGAGAAAGTGGTCATCATCGGTCCCAGCGGATCGGGAAAATCCACCCTGCTGCGTTCCATCAACCGCCTGGAAACCATCGACAGCGGAAGCATCGTGGTCGACGGGCAGGATATCAACGCCAAAGACAACAATATCAACCTGATCCGCCAGGAACTGGGCATGGTCTTCCAGAGTTTCAACCTTTTTCCGCACAAGACGGTGCTCGGCAACCTGACCATGGCACCCATGAAGCTGAAAAACGTGCCGGAGCTTGAGGCCAAGAAACGGGCCCTCAGCCTGCTGGACAAGGTCGGTATCCGGGAGAAGGCGGAGGTTTTTCCGGCCATGCTCTCCGGTGGACAGCAGCAGCGCGTGGCCATTGCCCGGGCGCTGGCCATGAACCCCAAGATCATGCTCTTCGATGAGCCGACCTCTGCCCTGGACCCGGAGATGATCGGCGAGGTGCTCGACGTCATGGTCACCCTGGCCAAGGAAGGCATGACCATGGTCGTCGTCACCCACGAGATGGGATTCGCCCGCGAAGTGGCGGACCGCGTCATCTTCATGGATCACGGCCAGATCGTCGAGACGGGCACTCCGGAGCATTTCTTCACCAGCCCCGAGCATCCGCGCACCCAGAAATTCCTGAGCCAGATCCTGTAG